The proteins below are encoded in one region of Tessaracoccus aquimaris:
- a CDS encoding ABC transporter permease produces MRFSDLLATSLSSLRQRPFRTLMTVLGVVIGTTSVVVMVSLGIGMSQSYLDSIAGNTSLREVQLYNAPVDAVERGCPPHSMTTS; encoded by the coding sequence ATGCGCTTCTCCGACCTGCTCGCGACATCGTTGTCGAGCCTCAGACAGCGGCCGTTCCGGACGCTGATGACCGTGCTCGGCGTGGTGATCGGCACCACCTCGGTCGTGGTGATGGTCTCGCTCGGCATCGGGATGTCGCAGAGTTACCTGGACTCCATCGCGGGCAACACCAGCCTGCGGGAGGTACAACTCTACAACGCCCCCGTCGACGCCGTGGAGCGGGGCTGCCCACCGCACTCAATGACGACTTCCTGA